Proteins from a single region of Parasedimentitalea psychrophila:
- the phnD gene encoding phosphate/phosphite/phosphonate ABC transporter substrate-binding protein, whose translation MLEFSKVVSTAAFIAGLTLAGAAAADCERGSLDDRFCDIDGDLIADIPTDASELVDPDTLIFTYTPVEDPAVYVSVWAEFMDHLAAKTGKKVQFFPVQSNAAQIEAMRSGRLHIAGFNTGSNPLAVNCAGFRPFTIMASLDGHFGYEMEILTYPGSGIEKVEDIKGGQLAFTSPTSNSGFKAPSAILKGDYDMIPDRDFEPVYSGKHDNSIMGVANQDYMAASIANSVLHRMISRGELKAEDVVSIYKSQTFPTTGFGTAHNLTPELQAAIQDAFFSFEWDGTALQEEFEKSNEGQFLHMNYKEFWDVIRKIDTANGVSYSCS comes from the coding sequence ATGTTGGAATTTTCGAAAGTGGTGTCAACCGCTGCATTTATTGCAGGTCTGACCCTTGCTGGCGCGGCTGCTGCGGATTGTGAACGCGGGTCTCTGGATGATCGATTCTGCGACATCGATGGCGATCTGATCGCGGATATCCCAACCGATGCCAGTGAACTGGTTGACCCGGATACATTGATTTTCACCTACACCCCGGTCGAAGACCCTGCGGTCTATGTGTCGGTCTGGGCTGAGTTCATGGACCATCTGGCCGCAAAGACCGGCAAGAAGGTTCAGTTTTTCCCAGTGCAGTCCAATGCCGCCCAGATTGAGGCGATGCGCTCGGGGCGTTTGCACATTGCTGGCTTTAACACCGGTTCAAACCCGCTGGCAGTGAACTGTGCGGGCTTCCGTCCTTTCACCATCATGGCCTCGCTGGACGGTCATTTTGGCTATGAGATGGAAATCCTGACCTATCCGGGTTCGGGCATTGAAAAGGTCGAGGACATCAAAGGGGGGCAGCTGGCCTTTACCTCGCCGACCTCTAACTCGGGTTTCAAGGCCCCCAGCGCCATCCTCAAGGGTGATTATGACATGATCCCGGACCGGGATTTTGAGCCGGTATATTCGGGCAAGCACGACAACTCGATCATGGGCGTGGCCAATCAGGACTATATGGCGGCCTCAATCGCCAATTCGGTGTTGCACCGGATGATCAGCCGCGGCGAGTTGAAGGCGGAAGATGTGGTTTCGATCTACAAATCGCAGACATTCCCGACCACCGGCTTTGGCACCGCGCACAACCTGACACCCGAATTGCAGGCGGCGATTCAAGATGCCTTCTTTAGCTTCGAGTGGGACGGCACCGCGTTGCAGGAAGAGTTCGAGAAATCCAATGAGGGTCAGTTCCTGCATATGAACTATAAAG
- a CDS encoding DUF2946 family protein: protein MSPFGCSFHDTALRSAGLTWLRALIGICALALQMLAPITAHSENSGEWMVICGEDGAVLMQVQLSDDEPAACPICGDCKACQLGVSAGGILTPTLRSRDFPAIEVVHGMHGGSVAPNPAQFWHENRGPPLVHTILSDSAWRLFHAVTLSQGGAPWT from the coding sequence ATGTCTCCCTTTGGCTGCTCCTTTCATGATACGGCACTACGCTCCGCAGGCCTGACCTGGCTGCGGGCGCTGATTGGTATCTGTGCGCTGGCGCTGCAAATGCTGGCCCCAATTACCGCCCACTCGGAAAACTCGGGCGAGTGGATGGTGATCTGCGGCGAAGACGGGGCCGTACTGATGCAGGTGCAGCTTTCTGATGATGAGCCCGCCGCCTGCCCAATATGTGGAGACTGCAAGGCCTGCCAGTTGGGGGTGTCTGCGGGCGGCATTTTGACGCCGACACTACGCTCACGCGATTTTCCTGCGATCGAGGTTGTGCATGGAATGCACGGAGGGAGTGTTGCGCCCAACCCAGCACAATTCTGGCACGAAAATCGTGGACCTCCCCTAGTGCACACAATCCTTAGCGACAGCGCCTGGCGACTGTTTCATGCCGTAACCCTTAGCCAAGGAGGTGCGCCATGGACGTAA
- a CDS encoding NosR/NirI family protein → MDVRRAIQSLVKATAYFFTTCLFLIAHAALADDLASFLSDIPPSELAPGADGYGPISRETKVAPVLKGRDTVAWAFLTSDFVGTTGYSGKPIHVVAAIDKDAILTGVKLVKHSEPIILIGIPNSKMIALTEGYKGLDLKAEAATGGEAHDLDIISGATVTIMIIDDSLVRGGIKVARALGLGGLAPRLDRGPKREIDMAHEEISDWGTLAGDGSVRRLTLDIGQINSAFEATGDARAAKRPESGEPDDTFIDMHMALVSVPSIGKSLLGEAEYKNLTTWLKEGEQAILVLGRGAYSFKGSGYVRGGIFDRIQLIQGDNSVRFFDKQQRRLGDLATDDSPSFTELDIFKIPADAEFDPAEPFRLQLLAQRAVGAIEKTFLTFDLGYKLPGHYLLPVAAPVLVNSDSDEAAAKTALWQRIWKDKTVEIGVLAVMLLVLTSVFFFQFQATVNARVFYWFRIGYLSFTLVFLGWYANAQLSVVNLMALAGSLRSGFTWDAFLMDPLVFIQWFAIAAALLFWGRGAYCGWLCPFGALQELLNKAARALKVPQWTVPWGLHERLWPLKYMIFLGLFGLSMVSMPLAETYAEVEPFKTAIILKFVREWPFVIFAVLLLVAGLFIERFYCRYLCPLGGALAIPARIRMFDWLRRYKECGSPCQTCANECPVQAIHPTGEINPNECVDCMHCQVLYQSETKCPVVIKQLKRRAKTGSADLKMPLGQPPANHPNAKESPIS, encoded by the coding sequence ATGGACGTAAGACGCGCAATCCAAAGCCTGGTAAAAGCCACTGCTTATTTCTTCACGACATGCCTGTTCCTGATCGCCCATGCGGCCCTAGCAGACGACCTGGCATCTTTCCTTTCCGACATTCCACCTTCTGAGCTGGCCCCCGGTGCCGATGGCTATGGCCCAATCTCGCGCGAGACCAAGGTGGCCCCGGTTCTCAAGGGCCGCGACACCGTTGCCTGGGCCTTTCTGACCTCTGACTTTGTCGGCACGACCGGATACTCGGGCAAGCCCATTCATGTTGTCGCCGCCATTGACAAGGATGCGATTCTGACCGGCGTCAAACTGGTCAAACACTCTGAGCCGATTATCCTGATCGGCATTCCAAACTCAAAAATGATCGCCCTGACCGAAGGCTACAAGGGCCTGGATCTGAAGGCTGAGGCGGCCACAGGCGGCGAGGCCCATGATCTCGACATCATTTCCGGCGCTACCGTAACCATTATGATCATCGACGACAGCCTAGTGCGGGGCGGCATCAAGGTGGCGCGGGCATTGGGTCTTGGCGGTCTGGCACCGCGGCTTGATCGCGGACCGAAACGTGAAATCGATATGGCCCATGAAGAGATCTCGGACTGGGGCACATTGGCTGGGGACGGCTCGGTTCGCCGCCTGACACTGGACATCGGTCAGATCAATTCCGCCTTTGAAGCCACCGGCGATGCGCGCGCCGCAAAACGGCCCGAGTCCGGTGAGCCGGATGATACCTTCATCGACATGCACATGGCGCTGGTTTCGGTGCCGTCGATTGGCAAAAGCCTGCTGGGCGAGGCCGAGTACAAAAACCTGACCACTTGGCTAAAAGAGGGCGAGCAAGCCATTCTCGTCTTGGGCCGGGGTGCCTATAGCTTCAAGGGGTCCGGCTATGTGCGGGGCGGCATTTTTGACCGCATTCAGCTGATCCAGGGCGACAACTCAGTCCGGTTCTTTGACAAACAACAACGCCGTCTTGGCGATCTGGCGACCGATGACAGCCCCAGTTTTACGGAACTTGATATCTTCAAAATCCCAGCTGATGCCGAATTTGACCCAGCTGAACCCTTTCGCCTGCAGTTGTTGGCCCAGCGTGCCGTTGGAGCCATCGAAAAGACCTTCCTGACCTTTGACCTGGGGTACAAGTTGCCTGGGCACTATCTGCTGCCAGTTGCGGCCCCCGTCCTGGTCAACAGCGATTCCGACGAGGCCGCTGCCAAGACCGCCCTGTGGCAACGCATCTGGAAAGATAAAACCGTTGAGATTGGCGTCTTGGCTGTCATGCTGTTGGTGCTGACGAGTGTCTTTTTCTTCCAGTTCCAGGCAACCGTAAATGCGCGTGTCTTTTACTGGTTCCGTATCGGCTATCTAAGTTTCACCCTGGTGTTTCTGGGTTGGTATGCCAATGCACAGCTGTCAGTTGTAAACCTGATGGCCTTGGCCGGATCCTTGCGCAGCGGTTTCACTTGGGACGCGTTCCTGATGGACCCTCTGGTCTTTATCCAGTGGTTTGCCATCGCCGCCGCACTGCTGTTCTGGGGCCGCGGCGCCTATTGTGGCTGGCTGTGCCCGTTTGGGGCGCTGCAAGAGTTGCTGAACAAGGCGGCCCGCGCGCTGAAGGTGCCGCAATGGACCGTTCCATGGGGGCTGCATGAACGCCTGTGGCCGCTGAAATACATGATTTTCCTCGGGTTGTTCGGCCTGTCCATGGTCTCGATGCCGCTGGCCGAAACCTACGCCGAGGTGGAACCGTTCAAAACCGCGATCATCCTGAAGTTCGTGCGCGAGTGGCCCTTTGTTATCTTTGCCGTGCTTTTGCTGGTTGCGGGCCTGTTCATCGAGCGCTTCTACTGCCGCTACCTGTGCCCGCTGGGCGGAGCCCTGGCGATCCCGGCCCGGATCCGCATGTTCGACTGGCTGCGTCGCTACAAGGAATGCGGCAGCCCCTGTCAGACCTGTGCCAACGAATGCCCGGTACAGGCCATCCATCCCACCGGTGAGATCAACCCGAACGAGTGTGTCGACTGCATGCACTGTCAGGTTCTCTATCAATCGGAAACCAAATGCCCCGTGGTTATCAAACAGCTCAAGCGCCGTGCCAAAACTGGCTCAGCCGACCTGAAGATGCCACTTGGACAACCCCCGGCGAACCATCCTAACGCCAAAGAATCACCTATTTCCTGA